A region from the Sphingopyxis lindanitolerans genome encodes:
- a CDS encoding NAD(P)H-dependent flavin oxidoreductase: MFKGLKPILYGGREVWPLVEGGKGVSATNHMSSGAWAAAGGIGTVSAVNADSYDAEGKIIPQIYRALTRKERHEELIQYAIDGAVEQVRRAYDVASGKGAININVLWEMGGAQQVLEGVLEKTKGLVTGVTCGAGMPYKLSEIAAKHNVNYLPIISSARAFRALWKRAYHKVADLMGAVVYEDPWLAGGHNGLSNAEDPLVPQDPYPRVKALRDTMRAEGISDDVPIVMAGGVWYLRDWEHWIENPELGQIVFQYGTRPLLTEESPIPQGWKDRLRTLDEGDVLLHRFSPTGFYSSAVRTPFLRDLEARSERQIPYSKQEAGDHVVQLDVGVKGKNFWVTPHDRDRARDWVAEGYTEALKTPDNTVVFVTNADKGVIRKDQADCMGCLSHCGFSAWKDHDDYSTGYLADPRSFCIQKTLQDIAHGGDVDQNLMFAGHAAFNFKTDPFYSNNFTPTVKQLVDRILTGD, from the coding sequence GTGTTCAAAGGTTTGAAGCCCATTCTTTACGGGGGTCGTGAAGTATGGCCGCTGGTCGAGGGGGGCAAGGGCGTCTCGGCAACCAACCATATGTCGAGCGGCGCCTGGGCCGCGGCGGGCGGGATCGGCACCGTGTCGGCGGTCAACGCCGACAGCTATGACGCCGAAGGCAAGATCATTCCGCAAATCTACCGCGCGCTGACGCGCAAGGAACGCCACGAGGAATTGATCCAATATGCGATCGACGGCGCGGTCGAACAGGTGCGGCGCGCTTATGACGTCGCCAGCGGCAAGGGCGCGATCAACATCAACGTCTTGTGGGAAATGGGCGGCGCGCAGCAGGTGCTCGAGGGCGTGCTCGAAAAGACCAAGGGTCTCGTTACCGGAGTGACCTGCGGCGCGGGCATGCCCTACAAGCTCAGCGAGATCGCAGCGAAGCACAATGTGAACTATCTGCCGATCATCTCGTCGGCGCGCGCCTTCCGCGCGCTGTGGAAGCGCGCCTATCACAAGGTCGCCGACCTGATGGGGGCGGTGGTTTACGAAGATCCGTGGCTCGCGGGCGGGCACAACGGCCTGTCGAACGCCGAAGACCCGCTGGTGCCGCAGGATCCCTATCCGCGCGTCAAGGCGCTGCGCGACACGATGCGCGCCGAGGGGATTTCGGACGACGTACCGATCGTGATGGCGGGCGGTGTCTGGTATCTGCGCGATTGGGAGCATTGGATCGAGAATCCCGAACTCGGCCAGATCGTCTTTCAATATGGCACGCGCCCGCTGCTGACCGAGGAAAGCCCGATTCCGCAGGGATGGAAGGACCGCCTCCGCACCCTCGACGAAGGCGACGTGCTGCTCCACCGCTTTTCGCCCACGGGTTTCTATTCCAGCGCGGTGCGCACGCCGTTCCTGCGCGACCTCGAGGCGCGGTCGGAACGCCAGATTCCCTATTCGAAGCAGGAAGCGGGCGATCATGTCGTCCAACTCGACGTCGGGGTGAAGGGCAAGAATTTCTGGGTCACCCCGCACGACCGCGACCGCGCGCGCGATTGGGTGGCCGAAGGCTATACCGAGGCGTTGAAGACCCCCGACAACACCGTCGTCTTCGTCACCAACGCCGACAAGGGCGTGATCCGCAAGGATCAGGCCGACTGCATGGGCTGTCTGTCGCATTGCGGCTTTTCGGCGTGGAAGGACCATGACGATTATTCGACCGGCTACCTTGCCGACCCGCGCAGCTTCTGCATCCAGAAGACGCTCCAGGACATCGCGCACGGCGGCGACGTCGACCAGAATCTGATGTTCGCGGGCCACGCCGCGTTCAATTTCAAGACCGATCCCTTTTATTCGAACAACTTCACCCCGACGGTGAAGCAACTCGTCGACCGGATTCTGACGGGGGATTGA
- a CDS encoding DUF934 domain-containing protein, giving the protein MADALRFRNDDPIEEPAVSLDAFLDQDGASAVRIEAGDDPSRLIPHLARVKLVEIGIPRFRDGRCFTSARILREAGYEGELRAEGDILVDLVFFMRRCGFDSFAAQAGLNRADVDAALSRYPTVYQDAADGAVPVWKLRHG; this is encoded by the coding sequence ATGGCTGATGCCCTGCGTTTCCGCAACGACGACCCGATCGAGGAGCCTGCGGTTTCGCTCGACGCCTTCCTCGATCAGGACGGCGCCAGCGCGGTGCGGATCGAGGCTGGGGACGATCCCAGCCGTCTGATCCCGCACCTCGCCCGCGTCAAGCTGGTCGAGATCGGCATCCCGCGCTTTCGCGACGGGCGCTGCTTCACCTCGGCGCGCATCCTGCGCGAGGCGGGCTATGAGGGCGAGCTGCGCGCCGAGGGTGACATCCTCGTCGACCTCGTCTTCTTCATGCGCCGCTGCGGCTTCGACAGCTTCGCGGCGCAGGCCGGGCTGAACCGCGCCGACGTCGACGCAGCGCTCAGCCGTTACCCGACGGTCTATCAGGACGCCGCCGACGGCGCCGTACCGGTCTGGAAGCTGAGGCATGGCTGA
- the cobA gene encoding uroporphyrinogen-III C-methyltransferase, with the protein MEKTLPPAGKLWLVGAGPGDPDLLTLRAARLLTSADLVVHDGLVGKGVLALIPAHVTRISVAKQRSRHTMKQEAINDLLVRETRAGKQVVRLKGGDPFIFGRGGEELDAARAAGIACEVVPGITAAAGCAAQAGLPLTHREDASAVSFVAGQCKDLTDQDWSGLAGHGRTLVIYMGLATASAIADKLIADGVSPGLPVAIVERGTTSDARVLRTLLTDLGDLVAREAVQSPALIIVGKVAARADALDCLGTPGITASIRDFSCEY; encoded by the coding sequence ATGGAAAAGACTCTCCCTCCCGCGGGCAAGCTATGGCTCGTCGGCGCCGGTCCCGGCGACCCCGACCTGTTGACGCTGCGCGCCGCGCGGCTGCTGACAAGTGCCGATCTGGTGGTCCATGACGGGCTGGTCGGCAAGGGCGTGCTCGCGTTGATCCCGGCGCATGTGACCCGCATCAGCGTCGCCAAGCAGCGCAGCCGTCACACGATGAAGCAGGAAGCGATCAACGACCTGCTCGTCCGCGAAACGCGCGCCGGCAAGCAGGTCGTGCGGCTGAAGGGCGGCGACCCGTTCATCTTTGGCCGCGGCGGCGAGGAACTCGACGCCGCGCGTGCAGCGGGCATCGCGTGCGAGGTCGTCCCCGGCATCACCGCCGCCGCGGGCTGCGCCGCGCAGGCCGGCCTCCCCCTCACCCACCGCGAGGATGCGAGCGCGGTCAGCTTCGTCGCCGGCCAGTGCAAGGATCTGACCGACCAGGACTGGTCGGGCCTCGCGGGGCACGGCCGCACTCTCGTCATCTATATGGGCCTCGCGACGGCTTCGGCGATCGCCGACAAGCTGATCGCCGATGGCGTCTCGCCCGGCCTGCCGGTCGCGATCGTCGAGCGCGGCACCACCTCCGACGCCCGCGTCCTGCGCACCTTGCTCACCGACCTCGGCGACCTCGTCGCGCGCGAGGCGGTCCAGAGCCCGGCGCTGATCATCGTCGGCAAGGTCGCGGCGCGCGCCGACGCGCTCGACTGCCTCGGCACCCCCGGAATCACGGCTTCGATAAGGGATTTTTCATGCGAGTATTGA
- the astD gene encoding succinylglutamate-semialdehyde dehydrogenase, with the protein MSEELLSFEPATGDELWRGAVSDVDQEVEIARRAWPEWAAKAVTFRSETLRRFADRVKAEADTLADLIARETGKPLWEARTEVESVANKVDISVKAYAERTPNRRIEGAMGLRSAVRHKPHGALAVLGPYNFPAHLPNGHIVPALLAGNSVLFKPSEKTPATGAKLVELFHSAGVPHEVLRLVIGGSDAGKALAGHPGLDGLLFTGSARTGVALSRQFAGQPGKILALEMGGNNPIVVWDTADIATAAILVVQSAFLSAGQRCSNARRLIVKDSLADRLLDEVKALANRLIVDHPHADPAPYMGPVIDNEAADGLTESFLILMSNGGQVIRHMTRPVAGRPFLTPGIIDVTAMPERPDIELFGPLLQVIRVDSFEAAIAEANNTSFGLSAALIGGTPQLYDQFWANARAGVINWNRPTNGASSAAPFGGIGLSGNHRPSAFYAADYCAYPVASAESDAMRASIGVGLRDPEGSRLVTKNYL; encoded by the coding sequence ATGAGCGAAGAGTTGCTTTCCTTTGAACCCGCGACCGGTGACGAGCTGTGGCGCGGCGCGGTCAGCGACGTCGACCAGGAAGTCGAAATCGCGCGGCGCGCCTGGCCCGAATGGGCGGCAAAAGCGGTCACCTTCCGCTCCGAAACGCTCCGCCGCTTCGCCGACCGGGTCAAGGCCGAAGCCGACACCCTCGCCGACCTGATCGCGCGCGAGACGGGCAAACCCCTGTGGGAAGCGCGTACCGAGGTCGAATCGGTCGCGAACAAGGTCGATATTTCGGTCAAAGCCTATGCCGAACGCACCCCCAACCGCCGGATCGAGGGCGCGATGGGGCTGCGCAGCGCGGTGCGCCACAAGCCGCACGGCGCTTTGGCGGTGCTCGGCCCCTATAATTTCCCGGCGCACCTGCCCAACGGCCATATCGTCCCGGCGCTGCTCGCGGGCAATTCGGTGCTGTTCAAACCGTCCGAAAAGACCCCGGCGACCGGCGCCAAGCTCGTCGAACTGTTCCATAGCGCGGGCGTTCCGCACGAGGTGCTGCGCCTTGTCATCGGCGGCTCCGACGCGGGCAAGGCGCTGGCGGGCCATCCGGGGCTCGACGGCCTGCTGTTTACCGGATCGGCGCGCACCGGGGTCGCGCTCAGTCGCCAGTTCGCGGGCCAGCCGGGCAAGATCCTCGCGCTCGAAATGGGCGGCAACAACCCGATCGTCGTCTGGGACACCGCCGACATCGCCACCGCCGCGATATTGGTCGTCCAGTCGGCCTTCCTCAGCGCCGGGCAAAGGTGCAGCAACGCACGCCGCCTGATCGTCAAGGACAGCCTGGCCGACCGGCTGCTCGACGAGGTCAAGGCGCTCGCCAACCGACTGATCGTCGACCATCCGCACGCCGACCCCGCGCCCTATATGGGGCCGGTGATCGACAATGAGGCCGCCGACGGACTGACCGAAAGCTTTTTGATCCTGATGTCGAACGGCGGCCAGGTGATCCGCCACATGACGCGCCCGGTCGCCGGCCGCCCCTTTCTGACCCCCGGCATCATCGACGTCACCGCGATGCCCGAACGGCCCGATATCGAGCTGTTCGGCCCGTTGCTCCAGGTCATCCGCGTCGACAGTTTCGAGGCCGCGATCGCCGAGGCGAACAACACCAGCTTCGGCCTTTCCGCCGCGCTGATCGGCGGCACGCCGCAGCTCTACGACCAGTTCTGGGCCAATGCCCGCGCCGGGGTGATCAACTGGAACCGCCCGACCAACGGCGCCTCCTCGGCGGCGCCCTTCGGCGGCATCGGCTTGTCGGGCAACCACCGCCCGAGCGCCTTCTACGCCGCCGATTATTGCGCCTATCCGGTGGCGAGCGCCGAAAGCGACGCGATGCGCGCCTCGATCGGCGTGGGATTGCGCGATCCCGAAGGCTCGCGGTTGGTAACAAAAAACTATCTCTAA
- a CDS encoding DUF2849 domain-containing protein, protein MRVLTGNDLKTGAVIWWTGRDWSIHVEDAADVGEHGEAILAAEDGARRVNGGYIINADATPKGPRPAHIKDRIRALGPTVRPDLTLKPVDPAAGEWVI, encoded by the coding sequence ATGCGAGTATTGACCGGCAACGACCTGAAGACGGGGGCCGTCATCTGGTGGACCGGCCGCGACTGGTCGATCCATGTCGAGGACGCCGCCGACGTCGGCGAGCATGGCGAGGCGATCCTCGCCGCCGAGGATGGCGCGCGCCGTGTCAACGGGGGTTATATCATCAACGCCGACGCTACGCCCAAGGGGCCGCGCCCCGCGCATATCAAGGACCGCATCCGCGCCCTTGGCCCGACGGTGCGTCCCGACCTGACGCTGAAGCCGGTCGATCCCGCGGCCGGCGAGTGGGTGATCTGA
- a CDS encoding phosphoadenylyl-sulfate reductase encodes MAEVKALPDDRTRDRIDAAPRFTQADVIRLNNLFRGQDAAETVASVIGAGLLGDGAIVSSFGAESAVLLHLVTRAAPDMPVLFLDTGKHFPETLAYRDDLTARLGLNLVNVVPDADELAAKDATELRWSYDPDGCCEIRKVKPLEKALGRFDTSITGRKGFQASTRTGLPRFELDGATGRLKFNPLANWTREDLDAYFAAHDLPRHPLEAEGYPSIGCSPCTSKVKPGEDPRAGRWRGWDKTECGIHTEVTPIDDDPANDPAF; translated from the coding sequence ATGGCTGAAGTGAAGGCCCTGCCCGACGACCGCACCCGCGACCGGATCGACGCGGCGCCGCGCTTTACCCAGGCCGACGTCATCCGCCTCAACAATCTGTTCCGCGGCCAGGACGCGGCGGAAACCGTCGCGAGCGTGATCGGGGCCGGGCTGCTCGGCGACGGCGCGATCGTGTCGAGCTTTGGCGCCGAGAGCGCGGTGCTGCTCCATCTCGTGACGCGCGCCGCCCCCGACATGCCTGTGCTGTTCCTCGATACGGGCAAGCATTTTCCCGAAACGCTCGCCTATCGCGATGACCTTACGGCGCGGCTGGGGCTCAACCTCGTCAACGTCGTTCCCGATGCGGACGAACTCGCGGCGAAGGATGCGACCGAATTGCGCTGGTCCTACGACCCCGACGGCTGCTGCGAGATTCGCAAGGTCAAACCGCTCGAAAAGGCGCTGGGGCGTTTCGACACCTCGATCACCGGCCGCAAGGGCTTCCAGGCCTCGACGCGCACCGGCCTGCCGCGCTTCGAACTCGACGGCGCGACCGGCCGCCTGAAATTCAATCCGCTCGCCAATTGGACGCGCGAAGACCTCGACGCCTATTTCGCCGCGCACGACCTGCCGCGCCACCCGCTCGAAGCCGAAGGCTATCCCTCGATCGGCTGCTCGCCCTGCACCTCGAAGGTCAAGCCCGGCGAAGACCCGCGCGCGGGCCGCTGGCGCGGCTGGGACAAGACCGAATGCGGCATCCACACCGAAGTGACGCCGATCGACGACGATCCGGCGAACGACCCGGCTTTCTAA
- a CDS encoding glycosyltransferase family 4 protein, with the protein MSEAEPPGRDQPVRILHLHSSFSLGGKEARAVRLMNLMGDRAHHIILSAMPDALGARDAIDPDIVVDFPKDAPPLHGKPSLGRYRDLARYMRNFDLVLSYNWGAMDGVMARRLLGSRGQHNMPDLIHHEDGFNEDESVRRNWKRNLFRRIALRTAQSVVVPSTLLQRIAADEWHAESRTRLIRNGIDVAAYAAGPSVPIPGFERRAGEVVIGTVAGLRKVKDLPRLVRAVAALPPGVRLVIVGEGSERAAIGAEAAACGMADRLVMPGFMAEPARWIGHFDLLALSSLSEQAPIAVIEAMAAGLPVVSPAVGDVAAMVADGNRPFIAGDAQGFGAALARMVGDAPLRARIGAENRRAAADRFDESRMVGAYEKLYARALDGYGLFSGRWIGVD; encoded by the coding sequence GTGAGCGAAGCCGAGCCGCCGGGGCGCGATCAGCCGGTCCGCATCCTGCACCTCCATTCGAGCTTCTCGCTCGGCGGCAAGGAAGCCCGCGCGGTCCGGCTGATGAACCTGATGGGCGACCGCGCGCATCACATAATCCTGTCGGCGATGCCCGATGCGCTCGGCGCCCGCGATGCGATCGATCCCGATATTGTCGTCGATTTCCCGAAGGATGCGCCGCCGCTGCACGGCAAGCCGTCGCTCGGACGCTACCGCGATCTGGCGCGCTACATGCGGAATTTCGATCTGGTGCTGAGCTATAATTGGGGCGCGATGGACGGGGTGATGGCGCGCCGCCTTCTGGGCTCGCGCGGGCAGCACAATATGCCCGACCTGATCCATCACGAGGACGGCTTCAACGAGGATGAAAGCGTCCGGCGCAATTGGAAACGCAATCTTTTCCGGCGGATCGCGCTGCGCACAGCGCAATCGGTCGTCGTGCCCTCGACGCTGCTTCAGCGGATCGCCGCCGACGAATGGCACGCGGAATCGCGCACCCGCCTGATCCGCAACGGCATCGACGTCGCCGCCTATGCCGCCGGGCCGTCGGTCCCGATTCCGGGTTTCGAGCGCCGGGCGGGCGAGGTGGTGATCGGCACCGTCGCGGGATTGCGCAAGGTCAAGGATCTGCCGCGGCTGGTGCGCGCCGTCGCGGCGCTGCCGCCCGGCGTTCGGCTCGTGATCGTCGGCGAGGGAAGCGAGCGCGCGGCGATTGGCGCCGAAGCGGCCGCTTGCGGGATGGCCGACCGGCTGGTGATGCCGGGCTTCATGGCCGAACCCGCGCGCTGGATCGGCCATTTCGACCTGCTCGCGCTGTCGTCGCTCAGCGAACAAGCGCCGATTGCGGTGATCGAGGCGATGGCGGCGGGGCTTCCCGTCGTCAGCCCCGCTGTCGGCGATGTCGCCGCGATGGTTGCAGACGGCAACCGGCCGTTCATCGCCGGGGACGCGCAGGGGTTCGGCGCGGCGCTGGCGCGGATGGTCGGGGACGCGCCGCTTCGCGCGCGGATCGGGGCCGAAAATCGGCGCGCCGCGGCCGATCGCTTCGACGAATCAAGGATGGTCGGCGCTTATGAAAAGCTTTATGCTCGCGCGCTTGACGGATATGGCCTGTTCAGCGGGCGCTGGATTGGCGTCGATTGA
- a CDS encoding alpha/beta fold hydrolase: MTVRQDSGRDWDDHYWWSHDGVRLHARIYAGPAASAAAPPILCLPGLARNARDFEALAPHLATKRRVIVLDFRGRGESAYAKDPMTYVPLTYVQDITLLLDELGIARCATVGTSLGGLVSMLLAATQPGCVTGALLNDVGPELEKAGLDRIRDYIGVGGSQPTWIHAARAVADLNAAIYPGFSIHDWLRLTKRTHRLTPEGRIVTDYDKQIAAPLRVPNGDEAGVDLWPAYRAFGEVPVLVLRGQLSDILSAVAARKMAKELPHARLVEVPGVGHAPTMDEGEARAAVDAWIAELPAA, encoded by the coding sequence ATTACGGTCAGACAGGATAGCGGGCGCGATTGGGACGATCATTATTGGTGGTCGCACGACGGCGTCCGGCTGCATGCGCGCATCTATGCCGGTCCGGCGGCGTCGGCCGCCGCGCCGCCGATCCTGTGCCTGCCTGGCCTCGCCCGCAACGCCCGCGATTTCGAGGCGCTGGCGCCGCATTTGGCGACGAAGCGGCGTGTGATCGTCCTCGATTTCCGTGGCCGCGGCGAAAGCGCCTATGCCAAGGATCCGATGACCTATGTCCCGCTGACCTATGTGCAGGACATCACCCTGCTGCTCGACGAACTGGGCATAGCGCGCTGCGCGACCGTGGGCACCTCGCTCGGCGGGCTTGTCTCGATGCTGCTCGCCGCGACGCAGCCGGGGTGCGTCACCGGCGCGCTGCTCAACGATGTCGGGCCCGAACTCGAAAAGGCGGGGCTCGACCGCATCCGCGATTATATCGGTGTGGGGGGCAGCCAGCCGACCTGGATTCACGCGGCGCGCGCGGTGGCCGACCTCAACGCCGCCATCTATCCGGGGTTCAGCATCCACGACTGGCTGCGGTTGACCAAGCGCACCCACCGGCTGACCCCCGAGGGGCGGATCGTCACCGATTATGACAAGCAGATCGCGGCGCCGCTGCGCGTGCCGAACGGCGATGAGGCCGGGGTCGACCTGTGGCCCGCCTATCGGGCGTTCGGCGAAGTGCCGGTGCTGGTCCTGCGCGGGCAATTGTCCGATATATTATCGGCGGTCGCAGCGCGAAAGATGGCGAAGGAATTGCCGCACGCGCGGCTCGTCGAGGTGCCGGGGGTCGGCCATGCGCCGACGATGGACGAGGGCGAAGCGCGCGCCGCGGTCGACGCCTGGATCGCCGAGCTTCCGGCGGCGTGA
- a CDS encoding nitrite/sulfite reductase, with translation MYKYDQYDQAMVDARVEDFRDQVRRRIAGEMNDDQFKPLRLKNGLYLQLHAYMLRVAIPYGTLNSRQLRKLADIARKYDRGYGHFTTRQNLQYHWIKLEEAPDILAELATVEMHAIQTSGESIRNISADQYAGAAADEICDPRPWAELLRQATSFHPEFSYLPRKFKICVISSPADRAALRWHDCALRIVRNEAGEEGFEVYAGGGMGRTPFIAYKIRDFCPAAQIFSYIQAILRVWNLHARRDNIHKQRMKILVHDLGEEEFRRQVEEAFQHFLTLGTDFPQAEYDRIAAYFTPPPFETGLSDDIDRSDPDFALWVDQQVIAHKAPGYAIANISLKPIAGIGGDITAEQMDVVAGLAERYSFDDVRVTHAQNLVLPHVRKADLHAVWQALHEAGLADANLDLVTDVIACPGLDYCTLANARSIPVAQKIQQRFADMDRQLDLGELKIKISGCINACGHHHAGHIGILGVDRKGTENYQLLLGGSGAEDTTQAKITGPGFDEDGVVDAVERAVECYRTLRDPGERFLDTYRRVGFDAFKEAIYG, from the coding sequence ATGTATAAATATGACCAATATGACCAGGCGATGGTCGATGCCCGCGTCGAGGATTTCCGCGATCAGGTGCGCCGCCGCATCGCCGGTGAGATGAACGACGACCAGTTCAAGCCGCTCCGGCTCAAGAACGGCCTCTATCTTCAGCTTCACGCCTATATGCTGCGCGTCGCCATCCCCTATGGCACGCTCAATTCGCGGCAGCTTCGCAAGCTCGCCGACATCGCGCGCAAATATGATCGCGGCTATGGTCATTTCACGACGCGCCAGAATTTGCAGTATCACTGGATCAAGCTGGAGGAAGCACCCGACATCCTCGCCGAACTGGCGACGGTCGAGATGCACGCGATCCAGACCAGCGGCGAAAGCATCCGCAATATTTCGGCCGACCAATATGCGGGGGCCGCCGCCGACGAGATTTGCGACCCGCGCCCCTGGGCCGAATTGCTGCGCCAGGCGACGAGCTTTCACCCCGAATTCAGCTATCTGCCGCGCAAGTTCAAGATTTGCGTCATCTCCTCCCCCGCCGACCGCGCGGCGCTGCGCTGGCACGATTGCGCGCTGCGCATCGTGCGCAACGAAGCGGGCGAGGAAGGCTTTGAAGTCTATGCCGGCGGCGGCATGGGGCGAACCCCCTTCATCGCCTACAAAATTCGCGACTTCTGCCCGGCGGCGCAGATCTTCTCCTATATTCAGGCGATCCTGCGCGTGTGGAACCTCCACGCACGGCGCGACAATATCCACAAGCAGCGGATGAAGATCCTCGTCCACGACCTGGGCGAAGAGGAATTCCGCCGCCAGGTCGAGGAAGCGTTTCAGCATTTCCTGACCCTCGGCACCGACTTTCCGCAGGCCGAATATGACCGCATCGCGGCCTATTTCACCCCGCCGCCGTTCGAGACGGGCCTGTCCGACGACATCGACCGGTCGGACCCCGACTTTGCGCTGTGGGTCGATCAGCAGGTCATCGCGCACAAGGCGCCGGGCTATGCGATCGCGAACATCAGTCTGAAGCCGATCGCCGGCATCGGCGGCGACATCACCGCCGAGCAGATGGACGTCGTCGCGGGCCTCGCCGAACGCTACAGCTTCGACGATGTTCGCGTCACCCACGCGCAGAACCTCGTCCTGCCGCACGTTCGCAAGGCCGATCTTCATGCGGTGTGGCAGGCGCTGCACGAGGCGGGGCTCGCCGATGCGAACCTCGACCTCGTCACCGACGTCATCGCCTGCCCCGGTCTCGATTATTGCACCCTCGCCAATGCGCGCTCGATCCCGGTCGCGCAGAAAATCCAGCAGCGCTTCGCCGACATGGACCGCCAGCTTGATCTCGGCGAGCTCAAGATCAAGATTTCGGGCTGCATCAACGCCTGCGGCCACCATCATGCGGGGCACATCGGTATCCTCGGCGTCGACCGCAAGGGCACCGAAAATTACCAGCTTCTGCTTGGTGGATCGGGCGCCGAAGACACGACGCAGGCCAAGATCACGGGTCCGGGCTTCGACGAGGACGGCGTCGTCGACGCGGTCGAACGCGCGGTCGAATGCTATCGCACGCTCCGCGATCCCGGCGAGCGCTTTCTCGACACCTATCGCCGCGTCGGTTTCGACGCCTTCAAGGAAGCTATTTATGGCTGA
- a CDS encoding replicative DNA helicase, producing MPELALFPVPAPAGDERQLPRNIEAEAAFLGAILIDNRVVEDLPVALVPDHFFEPLHGRIFQQTMALIERNSIATPVTLKPFFENDEAMKAVGGVGYLAQLTGSGAGLIGARDFARQIFDLALLRELVGVGRTLVESALDTSESVDPQAQIEEAETALYRVAGGEAEMGSVKSFSAASLTALQAAERALNSGGHLSGITTGIGSMNAKIGGMHNSDLMILAGRPGMGKTSLATNIAYNAAERFRRDEEDGIPPEKNMGAKVAFFSLEMSADQLATRVLAEQSGVSGEALRMGKISKEQFQQLSRAAQTLQTLPLFIDDTPGLTIAGLRTRARRLQRRHGIGFIVVDYLQLLQGSPKSGDNRVQEISEISRGLKTLAKELNLPVMALSQLSRQVESREDKRPQLSDLRESGSIEQDADMVLFVFREDYYVAAREPKRPIEGDDVKIHAQHEEWAAEMERVFGLAEIIVAKSRHGSTGKVRLHFEAKTTKFSDLADESQAYADYE from the coding sequence ATGCCAGAACTAGCCCTTTTTCCCGTCCCGGCGCCCGCCGGGGATGAACGTCAATTACCCCGTAATATCGAGGCGGAGGCCGCGTTTCTGGGCGCGATCCTGATCGATAACCGAGTCGTCGAGGATCTGCCCGTCGCGCTCGTCCCCGATCATTTCTTCGAGCCGCTCCATGGCCGCATCTTTCAGCAGACGATGGCGCTGATCGAGCGCAACAGCATCGCGACCCCGGTGACGCTCAAACCCTTTTTTGAGAATGACGAGGCGATGAAGGCGGTCGGCGGGGTCGGCTATCTGGCGCAGCTTACCGGCAGCGGCGCCGGGCTGATCGGCGCGCGCGATTTTGCGCGGCAGATTTTCGATCTTGCACTGCTGCGCGAACTGGTCGGCGTCGGGCGCACGCTCGTCGAAAGCGCGCTCGACACCAGCGAGAGCGTCGATCCGCAGGCGCAGATCGAGGAGGCCGAAACCGCGCTCTATCGCGTTGCGGGGGGCGAGGCCGAGATGGGATCGGTCAAGAGCTTCAGCGCCGCGAGCCTCACCGCGCTGCAGGCGGCCGAGCGCGCGCTCAATTCGGGCGGCCATCTGTCGGGGATCACCACCGGCATCGGCAGCATGAACGCCAAGATCGGCGGCATGCACAATTCGGACCTGATGATCCTTGCCGGGCGTCCGGGCATGGGCAAGACCTCGCTCGCCACCAACATCGCCTATAACGCCGCCGAGCGGTTTCGCCGCGACGAGGAGGACGGAATTCCGCCCGAAAAGAATATGGGCGCGAAGGTCGCTTTCTTCAGCCTCGAAATGTCGGCCGACCAGCTCGCGACGCGCGTCCTCGCCGAACAATCGGGGGTGTCGGGCGAAGCGCTGCGCATGGGCAAGATCAGCAAGGAGCAGTTCCAGCAATTGAGCCGCGCCGCGCAGACGCTCCAGACGCTGCCTTTGTTCATCGACGACACGCCGGGGCTGACGATCGCCGGACTGCGCACCCGCGCGCGGCGTTTGCAGCGGCGCCATGGCATTGGTTTCATCGTGGTCGATTATCTCCAGCTGCTCCAGGGATCGCCGAAGAGCGGCGATAATCGCGTTCAGGAAATTTCAGAAATTTCCCGCGGCCTCAAGACCTTGGCAAAGGAACTTAATCTTCCGGTGATGGCGCTGTCGCAGCTGAGCCGCCAGGTCGAAAGCCGCGAGGACAAGCGTCCGCAGCTCTCCGACCTTCGTGAATCGGGATCGATCGAGCAGGATGCCGACATGGTGCTTTTCGTGTTTCGCGAGGATTATTATGTCGCGGCGCGCGAACCCAAGCGCCCGATCGAGGGCGACGATGTGAAAATCCACGCCCAGCATGAGGAATGGGCGGCCGAGATGGAGCGCGTCTTCGGCCTCGCCGAAATCATCGTCGCCAAATCGCGCCACGGCTCGACCGGCAAGGTGCGCCTGCACTTCGAGGCGAAGACGACGAAATTCAGCGACCTGGCCGATGAGAGCCAGGCTTATGCGGATTATGAGTAG